The sequence TCCGTGTTCACCCGCTTGAGAAAGTATCAGCTTAAGATGAACCCCCGCAAATGCGCTTTTGGCGTAACATCTGGAAAATTTCTTGGTTTCATTGTGAGGCACCGCGGTATTGAAATTGACCAGTCCAAAATTGAAGCTATCCAGAAAATGCCAGAGCCCAAGAATCTGTGAGAACTTAGAGGCTTGCAGGGAAAACTGGCCTACATACGCGATTTATCTCGAATTTGGCTGGTCGATGTCAACCTTTCAATAGATTGATGAAAAAGGATGTGCACTTTGAATGGGATGAGGCTTGCagcaatgcttttgcacgcatTAAAAGATACTTACTTAATCCTCCAGTTTTAGGTGCTCCTATCCCAGGAAAGCCTTTGGTGCTATATATTGCGGCCCAAGAAAGGTCTCTAGGTGCTCTTATGGCgcaagaaaataaagaggggAAAGAAAGAGCCCTTTATTATCTAAGTCGAACTCTCAATGGGGCTGAATTAAATTATTCTCCTATTGAAAAGATGTGTCTCGCTCTTTTCTTTGCCATAGacaaactggagcactacatgcAAGCATATATGGTCCGTTTGATAGCAAAGGCAGACCCAATCAAATATGTCCTCTCCAGGCCAGTGATTTCGGGTCGAATAGCTCGATGGGCAGTCTTGCTTCAACATATGACCTTGCATACGTTCCACAAAAAGCTGTTAAAGGACAAGTATTGGCAGATTTCTTAGCTGATCACCCAGTTCCGTCTGATTGGGAGTTCTCTGATGATTTCCCAGATGAAGATGTGTTTTACATTGAAGTAATGCCACCATGGGTGATGTTTTTCGATGGGGCTGCACGTCAAGAAGGAGCGGGGGCAGGTgtagtgtttgtttctccacaaCGGCATATACTTCTTTACTCGTTCTCATTAAGTGAACTCTGCTCTAACAACGTGGCCGAATATCAAGCATTGATCATTGGTCTACAGATGGCTATTGAGATGGGCATATCGCAACTTGAGATCTTGGGAGACTCCAAATTAGTTatcaaccaaatcttggagcAATATGACGTCAAGAAAGAAGACCTCATCCCCTATTGCAAATATGCGAAGAAGTTGCTAGCAAATTTTGAAGCCATCACATTGGAGCATATACCAAGGAAGGAGAATAGACAGGCCGATGCTTTAGCTAATTTGGCTACTGCCTTAGCATTATCCCAACAAGAAACAACCAAAGTCGCTATTTCCCAAAGGTGGGTGGTACCTcttgtggttgaagaagaagaggaagagcaaGCCAACATCATTTCTGTATGCCTTGTCGAAAAAGAAGATTGGCGACAAGTGATCATTGAATATCTTCAACATGGAAGACTCCCGGATGATAAACGCCATAAGACTGAAATTCGGCGGAGGGCTGCTCGATTCATTTACTATAAAGACACTCTCTTCCGCCGTTCATTTGATGGATTGTTTCTCCGTTGCTTAGGAGAGGAGGAGGCTAAACAAGCCTTAGAGGAGGCTCATTCTGGAATATGCGGCGCACATCAGTCAGGTCCTAAGTTACATTATAGGATCAAACGAATGGGTTACTATTGGCCTACAATGGTGCAAGATTCTATGGAATGCGCTAAGAAGTGCGAAGCTTGTCAGTATCACGCAAACTTCATCCATCAACCGCCAGAACCTCTACACCCAACTGTAGCTTCTTggccttttgatgcatggggGCTTGATGCAATAGGGCCATTACCAAAGTCATCCGGTGGCCACTTGTACATCTTGGCCGCAACTGACTACTTCTCAAAATGGGCGGAAGCTGTACCCCTTAgggaagtgaagaaagaaacgGTGGTCAATTTCATTCGAACTCACTTGATCTATCGGTATGGTGTCCCTCGGTATATCATAACTGATAATGGCAAACCATTCTACAATAGGCTGATGACAGAGCTATGCgagaagtttgaatttaaacaatacaacTCCTCCATGTACAATGCCCCGGCAAATGGACTAGCTGAAGCGTTTAACAAAACACTTGGcagtttgttaaaaaaagtggTATCCAAGACAAAGCGAGACTGGCATGAAAGAATCGGAGAAGCATTATGGGCATATCGAACAACATTTCGAACGCCCACTCAAGCAACACCATATTCTCTTGTCTACGGAGTTGAAGCCGTCCTTCCTTTAGAACGCCAAATCCCATCATTACGGATTGCCATTCAAGAAGGATTGACTGGAGAAGAAAATGCCAAGCTCAGGTTGCAAGAATTAGAGGCACTTGATGAAAAAAGGCTCGAGGCCCAACAACGCCTTGAATGCTATCAAGCTCGTCTTTCAAGCGCATTCAATAAAAGAGTCAAACCACGATCATTCCAAGTTGGTGACTTAGTCCTCGCCGTTCGAAGACCTATCATCACAACTCATCGTACAGGCAATAAGTTCACTTCAAAATGGGATGGACCTTATGTTGTGCAAGAAGTCTACACCAATGGAGCTTATAAGTTGATTGACAATGATGGTGTAAggatcggccccatcaatgggaagttcctcaaacgcttctatgcttgaaaatcGAGGATTGCTCCTCggtaagagcttaaactacCCACTATAATGCTGCAAGGGTACATGATATCTTCCCATTACCTTTGAAAGCgtacaagtaaagaaaaactaattcCCCTTTATGGCACCATTTGTGAGTGTGGCGTAGTGGTTGGACGCCTATGTCGCCCTTGAAGGTCTTGGATTCGATTagtggtgatacccactattGCACAATTGGTACCCATGAAATACTGTGGGGCGTGGGGCAAGGATTACACACGTGAGCCCTCCTTtttgccaaagaaaacaagattgatctaGATTTCAATGAAGTTGTCGGGTCAAACCATGTGACCGTTGCTTATGATGTATTTCCAACTCTCAAGTAGGGGGCAAACACTAACCAAGCTCACAAGTTGATCAACAATGACAATGCAAggatcggccccatcaatgggaagttcctcaaACGCTTCTAGGCTTGAAAGTGTACCAATAAGAAGAAATTAATCCCACTCCATTCAATAATTGCGAGTGTGGCGTAGCGGTTGGACACCCCGTTTCACCCTTGAGGCCGAGGTCTCGGGTTCGATCagtggtgatacccactattacacactgcgcccccctttttgcaaaaaaaaaaaaaaaaaaaatcttttgaactacgtgatgacttgatccctctcaagggtacgtaggcaacttagAATCCTTTGCTAAGTTCagtctcgaaaaaaaaaatgaaggaacaGAAAATAAAGTCTTCTTTATTGATTAACGAAAGGAAAATAGTACAAGAGGAAAGCATGTTGACATATATGAAGggaatcaaaacaaaagaaattacgACATCCATTTCAAATCTTTCAAGCTAGAACGATTATCTTCCAGAAGGGCTTGTATCTTCTCTAAAGCCTCCATATCCTGGTCTTCAAGAACGGGGGTAGATTTGACTTCTTCAAGTTGTTCTTCTAAGTCTTGCACAACATTTTCTTGTTCAACTTGATGAGTCTTAATTTGAGACAATAATTGCTCTAACTGGATAAGCTCAGTTTTCAAGTCAACCATCCTCAATCTAACAGCATCAAGTTCAGTCTTCAAAGATGCTTTCTTCTGCGATGCTTCAGAAAAAAGGGATTCAACTTCAGCCTGGCGTTGAGACAAGATGACAGGACTTGGTCGTTGGTTCAGAAATTCCTTCATCTTCAAATAGTCTGCAATACCCTCGCAATATTTGTCAACATTCTCGCGCAAGTATTGAGGGTCCACTCCAAGACTTTCAACCCCACTATAAATTTCTTGTACTTCAGCTTTTGGGAGGATGGTGTCTACGGAAAGATTCGAAAGCCTGTTGAGAAGAACATCTCCTAGCATAGAAGCCCCTTTCCTGCGCACGGAAGAAATATGCGCCTTGGCTTGAAACACAGAGACTTCCGGAGGTTTAGCTGGTTGTAGGGATGGCAGAGGTGCCCTTCCTGTCTCAATCGGAAATTTGGATGACGTACCAACATCAGCAAACTCACACCTCTCGAGATCCGAACTCTTCGCAGATGGCTTTGAAATAGAAGACTCGCTATTTGAAAGAAGCTGCGCATGATTAATAGAAGTCTCTACATCAACACCCTCCATTGGACTCTTCGATTGTTTCCAATTATAGCCCAGGTCGTTACCCGCCTCCTCCTCAGAAATTTTTACTGGCATCCTTAACTGGTACAACAAATAGACCTTTAGTGCCTTGACTGCAGGTGACTTCGATATGTCGAGACGAGTCTTTTGAATGACTATCATCTTCAAGACGACGTCGTGCAAACTCTGACAAAGGTTGTGGGATGTATGGGTCTTGTAGTTCCCTCTTTCCCTTCTGAGGCTTGTTGGATGTTAGTGGCTTAACAGGGAAGGAGGCGATGTCAGCTAGGAGGTCTGTTCCTTTGGTAAAATCATTTCCGCAAACCCTTTCCCACCATTGTTTGTAGCTATGTCTGACTCGGCTTCCAAAGTCTGTGGCAAAAGCTGGAATGAATATCTTAGAATCTGTGTTGCAGCAAGTGAAGGATTGATAGAATTGGTAGAGGTCTTTTAAAGAACCAGTATGAATTTCTTCCTTCAAATCACCTGGGATGTCTTGATGAAATCCAAAGCGCCGACTGAATCTGTGAGGACTGTATGCTTCTACAATACGTTGGTCTTCACATCGAAGTGACAAGTACCCCGAGCGAAGGCTTATAAAGTAGTCGAACTTCTGAATGGATAAATGATTATTGTCAATAAAAGTCTGGTCATAGTTTTTCTTGAAAGCAGTTCGGTGCCAAAGAAAGTTGGTGGCGTTTCGTATATGCTTGCGTGCAGAGAATTCGTTGAACGGAGAGACATAGCCCACACCAGAATATTTAGTCATCAAAGCATCAGATGGTTTATCATGGGTGAGGCGATTGCTTCGGAAGAAATGACCCACCCAGGCATGAACATAATGGATGGCAAAGCTAGCTCCGGACTTGCTCGGGGTAGAAGAGGAAGAAATGGTATTAAGCCCACGATAAATGCTAGCCAATACTGGGGAAGCAAGGCCAAATGAACGACCATTAGCTATGGAACTAGCAATTTTGAAAGTGCCAGGACGGATGCTGTTCTGATCCTTGATAGGGAAGACAAATATGCACAGCCAACAGGAAAGAAGCGCCGATAAATAAGTCTCCTCCTTTAAATCACCTTCAACTTGAAGATCCACAAAGACCCCGTGTTCTTTATCAAGCCATGGCCCATGCTCCTTTATCTCACCCGAGGGATTCTGACTATACTTGGGAATGGTTGTCCGTCTCGCTGGTTTTCTGGGAGCCGAATACTTGCTATTTCCTCTATACCAAAAAGTAATCCAGTCGCGAACACTTACTTTCCCTTGTTTCTTCAGCCGATTTTGAAGATGATGATACGCCAGGAAGAGGTAGCGACAGCTGTACGGCAGATAGGGTCGTCCTTGGTCATTGATTCCATCTAGCTCTTGCGCATTGGGTACTACTTCATCATAAAATGCACCGGTACAAGGAAGTCCACCGAGAATGGAAAGATCCCATGGTGTGATGGAAATTTCCCCAACGGAGGTATGGAGGGTATTAGTGGACGGACTCCAACACTCACAAAATGCTTTCATGAGGTTCTCATCATAATCATATGTGAACAAGGAAGCAAAGACCGCACTGTAGAGGTGGGTTACATCAAGGAGCTGTTTACACCGGCTGAGCACATCTTCTAGCCAATCCCAATAAAGGAAGAAGTAAGAAGATCCTCCATTCACGTTAAAGGAAAAATCCCAATCCGCACGTTTGGCAATTATCTCTCGTCCCAAAGTGTTGTACGGCTTTGATTTAGCAACATTTTTGTGATGCGAGGCAAGAAGGATAGTTGTTTCCAAGTTAGAGCCGCCATTAGAAGGAACAACCTGTGACCATTTCGGCAAATTGAGAGGATAAGAGTTACGACCCCATTTCTctgaaaattttccaattgtggGCGGACGAACAATCAAGGTCGTAGGCTTCACATCCTTGTCATCTTTCttcttataaataaacaagGCTGGTTCTTCACCAATTTTCGAATCCTTAAAAAAGAGCATCATGATAGCtgtgtactaaaaaaaaaaaaaaaaaaatcaaataatagaaaattaattaattaattaaaaaaaaaaaaaaggggtgggCATGGTTTCTCCATACAGAGTATTATGTTACTATAGAGTATTCTGTTATTGGAGATTACGTTTGTACGAGTTAGTGCATGTCCTGAGTGGCTTTATATAGAGATCCATAGAAGCTagcagacaaaaaaaaaaaaacacatgtaaaaaagttaaaagtgcCATATTTTCAAAGGGTGACGTACtcatttgaaaaatcaaaaatgaCAAAGCCCATAAATGTATCATGCtgtcagaaagaaaaaaattacattagaCCTCAGAAACTATGACACTAGACTGTGAATGAAGTCCTAGACCGACGAAGGGAAGCTTCTTGTTCTACTATGTCACCAACTCCTTTGTGAACAGCAGAGACACTCAGTGATTACTCTGGAACCGTTCCCTGCCTGGATTGTCAAACGTTGTCAGAACGGCCACCATCAATGTAGACCAAGGTGTCAACAAGTCCAGCAATGCTTTCAGTCTCCCATCCTAGACCGACGAAGGGAAGCTTCTTATTCTACTGTGTCACCAACTCCTTGAGGACAACAGAGACACTCAGTGGTTACTCTGGAACCACTCCCTACCTGGATTGTCAAGTGTTGTCAGAATGGCCCCCGCCAAAGCAGACCAAGGTGGCAACAAATCCAACAATGTGTGCGGACTCCATTCTGGATTTCTAAAGTTTCTGACAAGATTTGACAAAGAAATCAACCCACAGAAATCTTCTAAAGACTTTGGTgtacaaaacccagaaaaatcttCAGCAGCGGAGCCACCACGAGCCGCCACAAACTCCCAAACGTTTCGCAAAGTTTTTCGTTCAAATCTGCACAAATCTGAGAAAATCTTCACAAAACAGGAGTCACCACTAGATTCATCGGCCCACgatctacaaaacccaaaaatttcaagcccaGAAACAGCCGCACACGCCACCACGCGCCGCCCCGGATTCGCGAAGACCCACGGCCTAGTCTTTCAAATCTGTGAAAATCTGCCGATgattttagaaaaatgattGCACCATGGTCTTTTACGGCCTTAGAACtacaaaatctgaaattttcaGGTCCAGAAAGTCACCCACGCTCCTACACGCGCCGCTAGATCGTTCGCCTCAACGAACACGCGCCTCCTTCAGTTTCACGCGCCGACACCGACTTCCAGGCACTCGCACGTACCGCACGTGCCCTATGACGTCATGGATGACGTCATCATCCACATGTGCCACACGCGTCCTCAGCTCTGTGACGTCATGGATGACGTCACCTCCACGCGGTCTGACCATTCAACCCGGACCGACCCGGTTTGACCCGGATCCAAACcgcttgaaattaaaaaaaaaaaaaagtgttttcttTGATTAAGCGGACCTTTGACCAtgaccaaaaagtcaaaaatttcagaacgGACCTGTCtcactcaatttttcgagtacattccgattttgggaccCATTCCTTCATTCGAGGCTCGAAAATTGTGCaaacgtccaatttccaaaaagttgacttttgtgcaaatgttgacCAAACGTCAAATTTTTAAGATGGACCTGTCTTGCACAATTTTTCGtgtacattccgattttggagTCCGTTTCATCATTTGAAACTCGAAAATTGCACAAATGGCTCAAATTCCAAGACAGTTGACTTTGATGTTGAAATCAACCTAAAGTCGAAGTTTTCAAGTCACACTTgcctttctcaatttttcgtgTACATTCCAAATTTGGGGTCTATTTCCTCATTTGAGGAtccaaaaatttctcaaataatgtGATTCTACAACTGTTGGCTTTGAAGTGAACTTTGACCAAGAATCAAAACATTCGAGCAAAGTTTGTTCTATTCGTACTTTCACGAAGATTCTGATTTTGAAATCCACCTATTGGTTTTGGACTTGGTGATCACCAATCAAACCCACATCTTTGAAGTACTGAcaatgtccaaaacttaaactcctgagatcaaaatttgagattcatccaCTAATTGGAATCTCCTCAGGGTTATTCTCCAGACTTCATCAAGACTTCTCTTTACAAGTACAAATGAACTCTCACAAGTGTGTCGGAACTTGAAGTTACACTGGGTCATTAATTCAACCTACCGTTCTCATTCGGTGCTTACCATTCCCACCTACCATTTCCACCTACCGTTCCCACCTACCATTcccaccaaaaattctcaactaccATTCTTAACTACCTACCTaccattcttcatctctctactataaataggagggccgggttcatcaaaaactcatccaaaaaaaaaacactgaatcatgaaatgaagatttgccTTTTTCAGATTTTCAAATACTCCTTTTCACAACCATTTTTCACTATGACCtcatcattctcaacacctagcaaccaattttgcttcataatcggTTTGAGATCAACCCTCCCATGGGTCGATCGAAACCCTATTTACAACATCATTGCAGTTTTAAGATCCAAACAAACTTTGTTTCTCCACTTAACAACCAcctttgtccataaaattactcGTAACAAGGTCTGCATCGCCCTCCCATGCTTCCGTGGACTTGGTTGGCCAGGAAATCCAAGTCCAGCGGACACACCTGTTCCTAACCTCAGGGCTCCTGTAGTCTCTTTCCAATTGCTTGGTCTTCCAGCAAAAGCAGTGGTTCGGAACAAATAGCAACTTGTCTGGTTTTCAAACTGGGTTCACAAGttagctccatctttcattttttctgtgcttttccaacaagtggcagtagatgaagatggtaaaaagtgttggggtatcctacaaattgttttccatccaacacttaaaacaacctcCAAGGCGCCAGCTCATCAGAATTCAGCCTTTAGTGCCGGTAAATGGTCATCAAAGCTTTATTCCATGTCCCCACTACTATGGGACCCAAAGGTCATCGTTGCTGGTACCTCAAAActcattttctgaaattactccaacttaaaatcagcttgaagaatttcaaaaggtactcttctgaaattacttcaacataACATCCGTCAGCATGGTCCCATTACACAGGCGCATTCAATTACTTGCTGTCGGACCTCATTCAGCACATAGTCAGTCCCATATTCAAAAGTGTACTTCACATAAACATCTACACCAGAAGGGTCCCAACATACAGGGCCAGCACCATGGTGGTGTATGCTTTGCTCATTTGCTTTGCTccatctccatcttcttcattgccaCTACCAGCATACCCAGAATACATAAacttctgaaattacttcaacttaactTGAGTGATACAATTACGCAGGCGCATTCAACCACTTTCCCACCTGTCCTCATTGTAATCCAAAGCATGATTTTCTGAAATAACTTCACCAGAAGTTCTTAAGAACACGAGGCTAGCTCCATGACCCTGCATGCTGTATCCAGCCACCATTCTCGcatcttccccatcttcaaCATCTTGTGATCGCCGCCAACGATCCAAAATACTCTTCTGAAAGTACTTCAACTTAATCTCTGCTAAGAAGGCTCCATCACGCAAGTACATTCAAATACTTGCAGACCCCTTTTTCGGTCTCATCAAAGCCTTTCATATGGGTGGGTCTACTCTTCGGAAATTATCTCATCCTTctgaaagctccaccaccttcaacagctccactaccttcaactacttcacttaaagagtcaagtaccaaaaatccattttttttcgaaactcattcccacaccacactccGAGACTGTGTGCGTGAACgagtctcgagggggcatttgtagaaagggaaaattcccgacctatcacaagctgacacgtcacattatcaagtccacaaaatacagccaattacagagcACCATGTATTgttgctaggttttgctatcactattcagaagccaatagaaatttgccaagtgtcatgcaagaacCAATCATGCATCAGCGcacatgtaagcgatgactcaagcaacctcgcacgtgtaagcgatgactcaagcaacctcgcatgtgtaagcgatgacttaagcggaccaatcaagctgtgacatgtatcaccaatcaagctccgccacgtatcgctcacccaccccaaaactcctataaatagaagccttcctgagacatttaggaggaccagaatttagaagaaaaaaaagctctgtgaagatcaagccccaaagccttcaagaacttcaaccccaaaattgaagaacattcgaagcagaatcatccaaatcatctgcctagatcctaaagttcacgggaatcaagccaaaagtgtccgaaaacatcaacaaatcacaaatcagtgaaactcaacggattcaagcctctaaatctccgaagaacttccaccacaaaccttcgaagacgaggaacgcacgaagaacacaaagaacgtgaagaacaaaggatttctaaacaagctcatagccagagattcattgtaattccgtttcagtaatcttcgatccatccctcaaccaaattgaaggatattttgtgttcaagtcaaatccacattactataaatctaatcaataagttttgcaaggagatcgaatcagaggatcactcttttgtaattccagagaattgtaccacacgatcatcaatacaaattcgcatttgtgaaactattttacttgtttgtttaatttcaaactagaaatttagtcgcttacagcAGGTATTCCTTTTCTTTACGAGTTCCTTTAATTACACATGACATCAACATGGATCCATTAGTCTTGCAAGAGTTCCAAGCTCCCTTGGCCTTGAGCACTAGTattaggtgtgccaaatgccaaatatttgatatttagcacaccaaacacaaaaaatatcacatgtttcaaattttaaaactttttgcaTTGGTAAACAATCCTGTTCTAAATTTGGAACAGTActaatcacaatcacaaatagtaaattattattttttattatacctTCTCTCCTCTAACCAATTGTTcacaatttgtaaaatttttattgttttgaatcgggatgagttttaagtaaatattattttaatgtattgtatatattattttaatgtatggAATTGAATAATAGAATATGTGATGtttggtgtattgtaaaataacgtactaaaataataaagtatgcTTTTTGACGTATTAAAATGACGCATACTTTTGCAACGGCTAATGCTGATGTTCTAACTTTTGATGAATCCAAACTGATGTAGAATCACTCCTTTTTAACCTCCAATCCACTGCTCTTGATTTTTCTTCCCATGGCTACTTGCTTCCCTTTTGCCTTTAGTGAGCTTAATTGGTTCACCTTGTGAGAGAAGAATTGACCGACCGCTTTGAACTTGATGCTTGTTTCAAATACAAGCTTTGGCTGAGTTCTCTTTGAATTGCTTCGGCTCTCAACATGGAAATTTCAGCAACTCTGCCATGCATTTTACCGTTGGATTTTTGTTGAACTCACTTCTTTGCTTCTCATGTGTTAACACAGCCTTTCACGTGGGGCTGTGTGTGGCTTTGAGCCAGGCCTCATGGGCTGGGCTTGTGtctcttctttcttattttctttccctCTGTGGATTGGCCTAATTAGTTTTATAACCAAGATCTGAACCAAACCAAATCCTTGTGGCTTGCTCTGACCATTGGTGTGGAATGTAGGCTTGGGTAATTTGTTGTCCCAAAAAATACCTATAACAGAGTTTGAGTCAAGTTTGATATACTGCGGGTCCTCGACTAAGGTGTTCAAGGATTGAGATGTGAGGGTTCAGTATTGTTAGGCTTAAAAATTTTCCCCCTAAAGAATATCGTTCAAGCtagaaattgtgtttttaagggtgtgtttggaaaaactattgtaaaataatgttttggcttttgggtttaaaatgagtgtttgtaaaaaatttataaggtgTTGTTGCGAAATGgagtttttggttttaaaaacaTGCTTTTAGGCTCCCAAAATACTTAATCAAATGGACCCTAATTCTATTGATGAAGATTTGCTCTGTGTTTTGGCCTTGCACAAACAGAAGTATAATCTACACATAGGCAGAGCCAGGGACAGAGCCACCATTGGACTGGGGgcaatcccccccccccccccccctttcaactaatttttttcaatattattatatatatgtgtactaattttagcaatttttttttaataaaattacattttgtttcccttaaaacttttttacaacatttttacaaactattttggtagcaaattcttattggtttgcatATGGGCCCATCactttcatcatttttttatttaccaataatcatgtagttctagcatttttctcattttagtgaccattaaaaaaaaaatttatagatctaaaatctaaaacaaaatatacaggctcaaaaaaaatagctcaactataaaaattaccaatagtaaaactaaaaaaaaaaaaaaaaaaaagctcaattaaccaattttatccTAAATAAACAACCCtgccatttaaaaaattataaacaaaaaaaatcttgttcttacccaaaaacaaaaaaaacaaaaaaatctcagtAGTTAAGTAGTAATAAAGTCAGTGGTTGAAATCACTGCACACACAGCTAACAGTAGAGCCATCTCCCCTAACTCAAAGTTTTGGCTCTGTTCTTGGTTAGAGCTTTGTTTTTCTGATGCTTTAAAGAGGCAAGATTGGGTTTTTTGAGTCTTCCTAGTCACATTTGTATAAGCTCATTCACAAAAAGAGCATGGTGTTAAGCCTTTTTTTGGCTGAGTGGGATTTTGTGTTAATGTGTTATAAGCTTTGCTCCAACATTTTTCGTGCAGCAATAAGAGAGTTTGGGTCTGTTACTCCGGAGTCGTATTTTGAAAAGTGGAGAGAGCATTCTTGATTAAGCGCCCAGCCGAATGT is a genomic window of Quercus lobata isolate SW786 chromosome 2, ValleyOak3.0 Primary Assembly, whole genome shotgun sequence containing:
- the LOC115973817 gene encoding uncharacterized protein LOC115973817, with product MPRLNPSIALHHLAVKKGVCPVKQAQRRFRPELIPQIETEVNKLIEAGFIREVQYPEWIANIVPVKKKNGQIRVCVDFRDLNNACPKDDFPLPITEVMVDATTGHEALSFMDGSSGYNQIQMNPKDEQLTAFRTPKGIYCYKVMPFGLKNADATYQRAMQKIFNNVLHKYVECYVDDLVVKTKRREDHLVDLRSVFTRLRKYQLKMNPRKCAFGVTSGKFLGFIVRHRGIEIDQSKIEAIQKMPEPKNLLMKKDVHFEWDEACSNAFARIKRYLLNPPVLGAPIPGKPLVLYIAAQERQTGALHASIYGPFDSKGRPNQICPLQASDFGSNSSMGSLASTYDLAYVPQKAVKGQVLADFLADHPVPSDWEFSDDFPDEDVFYIEVMPPWVMFFDGAARQEGAGAGVVFVSPQRHILLYSFSLSELCSNNVAEYQALIIGLQMAIEMGISQLEILGDSKLVINQILEQYDVKKEDLIPYCKYAKKLLANFEAITLEHIPRKENRQADALANLATALALSQQETTKVAISQRWVVPLVVEEEEEEQANIISVCLVEKEDWRQVIIEYLQHGRLPDDKRHKTEIRRRAARFIYYKDTLFRRSFDGLFLRCLGEEEAKQALEEAHSGICGAHQSGPKLHYRIKRMGYYWPTMVQDSMECAKKCEACQYHANFIHQPPEPLHPTVASWPFDAWGLDAIGPLPKSSGGHLYILAATDYFSKWAEAVPLREVKKETVVNFIRTHLIYRYGVPRYIITDNGKPFYNRLMTELCEKFEFKQYNSSMYNAPANGLAEAFNKTLGSLLKKVVSKTKRDWHERIGEALWAYRTTFRTPTQATPYSLVYGVEAVLPLERQIPSLRIAIQEGLTGEENAKLRLQELEALDEKRLEAQQRLECYQARLSSAFNKRVKPRSFQVGDLVLAVRRPIITTHRTGNKFTSKWDGPYVVQEVYTNGAYKLIDNDGGANTNQAHKLINNDNARIGPINGKFLKRF